One window from the genome of Sebastes umbrosus isolate fSebUmb1 chromosome 12, fSebUmb1.pri, whole genome shotgun sequence encodes:
- the LOC119499244 gene encoding gap junction delta-4 protein-like produces the protein MRMMGARDLLFITISHNVSFMGKTWWMLMLVVRMLVLLLAGFTLFGDEQERFICNTIQPGCSNVCFDVFVPVSVLRLWLFHLILLCLPHVLFATYVMHKVLSYPYFGGFYCDRTPLHDVHRERGAPRFYCAYFLVVILRIILEVAFGAGQFFLFGLSMPKRFLCYEAPCTSGVECYISRPTEKSLMLNFMLGVASLSVLLSLLDLVSSMKAMVRWRRKRVLMEEMSKGEQSSMHTTTTMTEDSDALLTRRISPSESSKNSLKDEKHAAVGQDGEPLHTRVNDGTTNDTRPESKDAKVEMSRSPTPISAPVPTHFVFHSHLRPPVSPRPDRGPHPRMPTPVKKLDQYTPVGANSGQQSDSSESPDKRAWV, from the exons ATGAGGATGATGGGAGCCAGAGATCTACTCTTCATCACTATCAGTCACAATGTCTCCTTCATGG GCAAAACGTGGTGGATGCTGATGCTGGTTGTACGCATGCTGGTCCTCCTGTTGGCCGGCTTCACCCTCTTCGGTGACGAGCAGGAGAGATTCATCTGCAACACCATCCAGCCGGGCTGCTCTAACGTGTGTTTTGACGTATTTGTTCCCGTATCCGTCCTCCGTCTCTGGCTCTTCCACCTCATTCTTCTCTGTCTTCCCCACGTGCTGTTTGCAACCTACGTCATGCACAAAGTGTTGTCATATCCCTATTTCGGAGGTTTCTACTGCGACAGGA CTCCACTTCACGATGTCCATCGTGAACGGGGAGCGCCGCGCTTCTACTGCGCTTACTTCCTGGTTGTAATTCTGCGGATCATTCTGGAGGTGGCTTTCGGTGCAGGTCAGTTTTTTCTCTTTGGATTGTCCATGCCTAAGAGATTCCTCTGCTACGAGGCTCCCTGCACATCCGGGGTCGAGTGCTACATCTCCAGACCGACTGAGAAGAGCTTAATGCTCAACTTCATGCTGGGTGTCGCATCCTTGTCCGTTCTACTAAGTTTGCTCGACCTGGTGAGCTCCATGAAGGCGATggtgagatggaggaggaaaagggTGTTGATGGAGGAGATGAGTAAAGGAGAGCAAAGCAGCATGCATACAACGACAACTATGACTGAAGACAGCGACGCTCTTTTGACCAGAAGAATCAGCCCGAGTGAAAGCTCAAAGAACAGTCTCAAGGATGAAAAGCACGCTGCAGTCGGGCAAGACGGTGAACCTCTTCACACAAGAGTGAATGATGGAACCACTAATGACACCAGGCCAGAAAGCAAAGATGCTAAGGTGGAGATGTCTCGGTCGCCCACTCCCATCAGCGCTCCGGTGCCGACTCACTTTGTCTTCCACAGCCACCTGAGACCTCCAGTGTCCCCTCGCCCTGACAGAGGACCACACCCCAGGATGCCAACACCTGTCAAAAAGCTGGACCAGTACACTCCAGTTGGGGCAAACTCAGGCCAACAGTCTGATAGCAGTGAATCTCCAGACAAGAGGGCTTGGGTGTAG